In Anomaloglossus baeobatrachus isolate aAnoBae1 chromosome 3, aAnoBae1.hap1, whole genome shotgun sequence, one genomic interval encodes:
- the TLR5 gene encoding toll-like receptor 5 yields MTAAIAAIAETKCIKKTIVLLLWLLFFDEYLILKSNGFRCEIIGYEAFFSFCNLTQIPWVPMNTKSLILSDNYISEVNSSSFSLLLDLLELKLDGQKTGKLIVRKDSFKNLAKLIELDLSYNQILLLDQDAFTGLSSLENLVLYFNQLNGSFLENNYFKDLTNLVLIDLSYNKLTYLKPHPKFYNLYRFELLNLKGNRISRICEGDLHSFQQKKITVIDLSSNLLYYLNATDWEHCGNPFRNIEFDTLNLGDNGFNERTTKALCNVLNGTKILHLNLRSHLMGPDFGFNNFQNPDNTTFAGLENSDLVILDISKGLIFSLQPYLFGKLSKLLHLNIAENKINRIENNAFHGLQNLQWLNMSFNLMGELYDVAFDGLTSLVELYLNDNHIGPIQNNALTNLPKLMVLDLTNNAIVKLQFCDNLPFLYYFGLKENKLSSIQTAKVKTSIVNFSKNQLTNLADFFYFLKNNMIQYVGMQKNQLSICNYHVSIPENHSLLYLDLSDNMIQLIWENGQCFEMFRNFSALQSLNISTNHIRFLPNGVFSGLTSLQELNLSSNFLTHVMSDVLPVSLHTLDVSKNQLLSPNPDVFLGLGTIDLRYNQFICECPIVDFLIWFNKTNATLIGDRQDIYCGYPDRLRFVPLDRIEFSDCNELTVLEPVMFALFVFTSVVIATFMTTVIVYNHFRGFFFGLYKRSTQYVIGEKAQDEKTLKFDAYFCYARKDFPWVENVFIKNLDSDYGERNRFDLCFEERNFIPGEDHIVNIRDAIWNSKKTICVVTKHFLQDGWCVEAFNYAQSRYFTELKNVLIMVVVGSLSQYQLKKYKPIRAYIQRCEYLTWPEDDQDVEWFLSRLSYKILREEKVKNKDLKVRTVSSTLELQQIGIS; encoded by the coding sequence gAAAACAATCGTCCTTCTCCTGTGGCTTCTGTTTTTCGATGAATATTTAATCCTGAAAAGTAACGGATTTCGCTGTGAGATTATTGGATATGAGGCATTTTTTAGTTTTTGCAACTTGACTCAAATTCCTTGGGTACCAATGAATACTAAAAGTCTGATCTTAAGTGATAACTACATCTCAGAAGTGAACTCTTCATCATTTTCACTACTGCTGGACTTACTTGAGTTAAAACTGGATGGTCAGAAGACAGGAAAGTTAATCGTACGTAAGGATAGTTTCAAAAATTTGGCAAAGCTGATTGAACTTGATCTGTCCTACAATCAAATCCTGCTACTCGATCAAGACGCCTTCACTGGCTTATCATCCCTTGAAAATCTTGTGTTATATTTCAATCAGTTGAATGGATCTTTTTTGGAAAACAATTACTTTAAGGATTTGACCAATTTGGTCTTAATAGACCTTTCATATAACAAACTCACGTATCTTAAGCCCCATCCTAAATTTTATAATTTATACAGATTTGAACTATTAAATTTAAAGGGAAATCGAATCTCGAGAATTTGTGAAGGAGACTTGCACAGTTTCCAGCAGAAAAAAATTACAGTTATAGATCTGTCAAGCAATTTGCTTTATTACTTGAATGCCACTGATTGGGAACATTGTGGAAATCCGTTCCGAAATATTGAGTTTGACACTTTAAACCTGGGTGACAATGGATTCAATGAAAGAACCACAAAAGCGCTGTGCAACGTCTTGAACGGAACAAAAATCTTACACCTAAACCTACGTTCTCACTTGATGGGACCAGATTTTGGCTTCAACAACTTTCAGAATCCAGATAATACAACCTTTGCTGGCCTGGAGAACAGTGACCTTGTAATCCTTGACATCTCAAAAGGACTAATTTTTTCTCTGCAGCCTTACTTATTTGGAAAACTTTCTAAACTTTTACATCTTAATATTGCCGAAAACAAAATAAACCGCATTGAGAACAATGCCTTCCATGGCCTTCAAAACTTACAATGGCTCAACATGTCCTTTAACCTGATGGGTGAATTATATGATGTTGCTTTTGATGGCTTGACCAGTTTAGTAGAGCTTTACCTCAATGACAATCATATTGGACCAATACAGAATAATGCCTTAACCAACCTTCCAAAATTAATGGTTTTGGACCTAACTAACAATGCCATTGTGAAACTCCAATTTTGTGACAATCTGCCATTTTTATATTACTTTGGTTTGAAGGAAAATAAACTAAGTTCTATCCAGACTGCCAAAGTGAAGACCTCAATTGTTAATTTTTCCAAGAACCAACTGACAAATCTTGCCGATTTTTTTTACTTCCTCAAGAACAATATGATTCAGTATGTCGGCATGCAAAAGAATCAATTGTCCATTTGTAACTACCATGTTAGTATTCCAGAAAACCATTCACTCCTTTACTTAGATCTATCAGACAATATGATCCAGCTGATTTGGGAAAATGGTCAATGTTTTGAGATGTTTAGGAATTTTAGTGCTCTTCAAAGCCTAAATATATCTACAAACCATATTCGGTTCCTTCCCAACGGAGTTTTTAGTGGCCTTACGTCTTTACAAGAGCTTAACTTATCATCCAACTTTCTCACCCATGTCATGTCGGATGTTCTACCGGTCAGTCTTCACACTTTGGATGTTTCTAAGAATCAACTCTTGTCACCCAACCCTGATGTGTTTCTTGGGTTAGGAACCATTGACCTGAGATATAACCAGTTCATATGTGAATGTCCCATAGTTGACTTTTTGATATGGTTTAATAAAACTAATGCAACTTTAATTGGTGACCGACAGGACATATACTGTGGATATCCCGACAGGCTAAGGTTTGTCCCACTTGATCGTATTGAATTTTCTGACTGTAATGAGCTAACAGTATTAGAGCCAGTCATGTTTGCTTTATTTGTGTTTACGTCAGTGGTCATCGCAACTTTTATGACAACGGTGATTGTGTATAACCATTTTCGGGGATTTTTCTTTGGACTCTACAAAAGGTCGACACAATATGTAATCGGTGAAAAGGCTCAAGATGAAAAAACGTTAAAATTTGATGCCTATTTTTGTTACGCCAGAAAGGATTTCCCATGGGTTGAAAATGTCTTTATCAAAAACTTAGATTCCGATTACGGTGAGCGGAATCGTTTCGATCTGTGTTTTGAAGAAAGAAATTTCATTCCGGGGGAAGATCATATTGTCAATATTCGAGATGCCATTTGGAATAGTAAGAAAACCATTTGTGTCGTGACCAAGCATTTTCTACAGGACGGATGGTGTGTCGAAGCCTTTAATTATGCTCAAAGTCGATACTTTACAGAACTCAAAAATGTCCTAATAATGGTCGTGGTAGGGTCTCTATCTCAGTACCAACTGAAAAAATATAAGCCCATCCGGGCATATATACAAAGGTGTGAGTACTTGACATGGCCTGAAGATGACCAGGATGTTGAGTGGTTTCTAAGTAGACTTTCTTATAAGATTCTTCGAGAGGAAAAAGTCAAAAACAAAGACTTAAAAGTCCGAACAGTAAGTTCCACTTTAGAATTACAACAAATAGGTATTTCTTGA